One Jeotgalibaca porci genomic region harbors:
- the rsmH gene encoding 16S rRNA (cytosine(1402)-N(4))-methyltransferase RsmH → MSEFEHYSVLLEESIDGLAIKSDGIYVDCTLGGAGHSRKILEKLNAEGHLYAFDQDRVAIENAERELKTYIENGQVTLIKSNFRHIKEELESRNVFGVDGILYDLGVSSPQLDEAERGFSYRFDAKLDMRMDQDQELTAYTVINEWSYEQLVKIFYRYGEEKFSKQIARRIEKLRAEKPIETTGELVDIIRDSIPAAARRKGGHPGKRIFQALRIAVNDELDAISDSIEDALELLNVNGRMSVITFQSLEDRIVKTMFKEVSSKEDIPANLPLLPSQMEPDYKLINRKPILPSDSELDENRRSQSSKLRIIERKHKSDN, encoded by the coding sequence ATGTCAGAATTTGAACACTATAGTGTGCTGTTGGAAGAGTCCATTGATGGCCTGGCTATCAAATCAGATGGTATTTATGTTGATTGTACCCTGGGAGGCGCTGGACACAGCCGTAAAATATTAGAAAAATTGAACGCGGAAGGTCATTTGTATGCATTTGATCAGGACCGTGTGGCGATTGAAAACGCTGAGAGAGAATTAAAAACATATATTGAAAATGGGCAAGTAACCCTGATTAAATCAAATTTTCGTCATATTAAAGAAGAACTTGAGAGCCGAAATGTATTTGGCGTAGATGGCATCTTATATGACTTAGGCGTTTCATCACCGCAGTTGGATGAAGCAGAGCGCGGATTTAGTTACCGCTTTGATGCGAAGTTAGATATGCGGATGGATCAAGACCAAGAATTGACGGCCTATACTGTAATCAATGAATGGTCTTATGAGCAATTAGTAAAAATCTTCTACCGTTACGGTGAAGAGAAATTTTCTAAACAAATTGCACGTCGGATTGAAAAGTTGCGCGCTGAGAAGCCGATTGAAACAACCGGTGAGTTAGTTGATATCATTCGTGATAGTATTCCGGCTGCCGCAAGAAGAAAAGGTGGACATCCAGGTAAGCGTATTTTCCAAGCACTGCGTATTGCAGTCAATGATGAATTGGATGCCATTTCCGATTCAATTGAAGATGCTTTGGAATTATTAAACGTGAACGGCCGCATGAGCGTGATTACGTTCCAATCGTTGGAAGACCGGATTGTAAAGACCATGTTTAAAGAAGTTTCTTCGAAAGAAGATATTCCGGCGAACTTACCTTTACTACCGTCCCAAATGGAACCAGATTATAAATTAATCAATCGCAAGCCGATTTTACCGAGTGACTCAGAACTGGATGAGAACCGTCGTTCGCAAAGTTCAAAACTCCGTATTATTGAACGGAAACATAAATCAGATAATTAA
- a CDS encoding penicillin-binding transpeptidase domain-containing protein, whose protein sequence is MKDQNNPQKNRRNMTRVMMLLTGLVFLLFIVRFSTIMITKSVNGENLSERIDDLYTRSSILPAKRGTIYDIGGNPIALDATSYSLIGVLTDKWSEDKEKPNHIVDKEKTAEVLAKYIDMPREEIYKIISQPDVDQVEFGNAGSDLSYGVKMKIEEENVPGLVFEETPSRLYPNGIFASHLVGYAALDEEAKTEGESVLTGQMGVEKAYDDLLKGVDGEAVQQQDSLGYVLPGGEMVVEEPTDGKDVYLTLDRRLQTYLESLMTQVYEEAQPESMVAMLVNPKTGAVMAATQRPTFNATTMEDIDLKWQNLLVEESFEPGSTFKILTVAAAVEEGVFNPHVTYQSGSIAVEGGIVSDYNKIGWGQISYLEGFARSSNVAVVKLIELMGFDVWESYMKAFGIATSTNSGLDSEATGNYNYDYPLEKANTSFGQGVTVTPFQLVQAFTAIANDGKMMKLHYIDKVVDPKTGKETKTVPEEVSSPISAETAQSVLQYLTEVVYAEYGTASAYQIDNAEVGVKTGTAELVNPDSGRYYTGTYEYLYSTAGFAPIEDPEYILYVTLKLPKNNEQKLFVDYLSDVFNPLMTRAISYAELGEDSDTPITEVEIPSVINEEKAAAIDVLQMNGFSAIGIIGNGSRIVQQFPVEDTTTILNQKILLMTEGAMTMPDVRGWSRDDVLKVAEMTGVTFEFEGEGYVVHQELSEGSLLNPEDSVKIILE, encoded by the coding sequence ATGAAAGATCAAAACAATCCACAAAAAAATAGACGCAACATGACGCGCGTGATGATGCTTCTGACTGGATTGGTATTCCTTCTATTTATCGTACGCTTTTCGACTATTATGATTACCAAATCGGTAAATGGCGAAAACTTAAGCGAGCGGATTGATGACTTGTATACTAGGAGTAGCATTCTACCGGCAAAAAGAGGAACCATCTATGATATTGGTGGAAACCCGATTGCTCTGGATGCTACTTCTTATTCGTTAATCGGTGTTTTGACTGATAAATGGAGCGAAGACAAAGAAAAGCCTAATCACATCGTTGATAAGGAAAAAACAGCAGAAGTACTCGCGAAGTATATTGATATGCCACGAGAAGAAATCTATAAAATAATCAGTCAGCCGGATGTTGACCAAGTTGAATTCGGGAATGCAGGTTCTGATTTATCTTATGGTGTTAAAATGAAAATTGAAGAAGAAAATGTACCGGGTCTGGTCTTTGAAGAGACACCGTCACGCTTGTATCCAAATGGTATCTTTGCGTCGCATTTAGTCGGCTACGCAGCTTTGGATGAAGAAGCTAAAACAGAAGGCGAATCTGTTCTGACAGGGCAGATGGGTGTCGAAAAAGCATACGATGACCTCTTAAAAGGTGTAGATGGTGAAGCTGTCCAACAACAAGATTCCTTAGGCTATGTTTTGCCGGGCGGAGAGATGGTTGTGGAAGAGCCGACAGACGGGAAAGACGTTTATTTAACGCTGGATCGTCGTCTGCAAACGTACTTAGAATCGTTGATGACGCAAGTCTACGAAGAAGCCCAACCTGAATCCATGGTGGCTATGTTAGTGAATCCCAAAACGGGAGCTGTTATGGCAGCGACGCAACGCCCAACCTTTAATGCAACAACGATGGAAGATATCGATTTGAAATGGCAGAATTTACTTGTTGAAGAATCGTTTGAACCAGGTTCAACCTTTAAAATTCTAACGGTTGCGGCTGCAGTAGAAGAAGGTGTGTTTAACCCTCATGTGACGTATCAATCCGGTTCGATTGCGGTTGAAGGCGGGATTGTTTCGGACTACAACAAAATCGGATGGGGCCAAATTTCTTATTTGGAAGGATTTGCACGTTCGAGTAACGTTGCAGTCGTAAAACTGATTGAACTAATGGGCTTTGATGTATGGGAATCGTATATGAAAGCTTTTGGTATCGCTACGTCAACGAATTCGGGATTGGACAGCGAAGCAACAGGGAATTATAACTATGATTACCCGTTGGAAAAAGCCAATACATCCTTTGGTCAAGGGGTGACTGTGACACCTTTCCAACTCGTTCAAGCCTTCACGGCAATTGCGAACGATGGGAAGATGATGAAACTTCACTATATTGATAAGGTTGTGGATCCAAAGACTGGCAAAGAAACAAAAACAGTGCCGGAAGAAGTTTCTTCACCTATTTCAGCTGAGACAGCACAATCAGTCTTACAGTATTTAACGGAAGTTGTTTATGCGGAATATGGTACTGCATCTGCTTATCAAATCGATAACGCTGAAGTAGGCGTGAAGACGGGGACAGCCGAATTGGTTAATCCTGATTCTGGCCGCTACTATACAGGTACTTATGAATATTTGTATTCCACAGCAGGCTTTGCGCCTATTGAAGACCCAGAATATATTCTCTATGTGACGTTGAAATTACCAAAAAATAATGAACAAAAATTATTTGTAGACTATTTATCGGATGTTTTTAATCCGTTGATGACCCGTGCCATTTCTTATGCGGAATTGGGAGAGGATTCGGATACACCGATTACCGAGGTAGAAATTCCCTCAGTCATTAACGAGGAAAAAGCGGCCGCGATTGATGTCTTGCAAATGAATGGCTTTAGCGCGATTGGTATTATCGGAAACGGTAGTCGTATTGTGCAACAATTCCCTGTTGAAGATACAACAACTATCTTGAACCAAAAAATCTTATTAATGACGGAAGGCGCAATGACGATGCCGGATGTCAGAGGTTGGTCAAGAGATGATGTCTTGAAAGTAGCTGAGATGACAGGTGTAACCTTTGAATTCGAAGGAGAGGGCTATGTGGTCCATCAAGAGTTGAGTGAAGGCTCACTTCTGAATCCGGAAGATTCCGTGAAAATTATTTTAGAATAA
- the mraZ gene encoding division/cell wall cluster transcriptional repressor MraZ has protein sequence MLMGEYKHNMDAKGRIIMPAKFREELGERFILTRGLDGCLFGYPMDQWKILEEKLKNLPLAKKDARAFVRFFYSAAVEAEIDKQGRINVPKNLMEYAKIEKECHVVGVSDRIEIWSSEKWNAFAEEAEESFEDIAENMIDFGL, from the coding sequence ATGCTGATGGGCGAATACAAGCACAATATGGATGCGAAAGGCCGCATCATTATGCCAGCTAAATTCCGCGAGGAGTTGGGAGAGCGTTTTATTCTGACACGCGGGTTGGACGGCTGTTTATTTGGTTACCCTATGGACCAATGGAAAATACTCGAAGAAAAACTGAAAAATTTACCACTTGCTAAGAAAGATGCACGTGCTTTTGTACGGTTCTTTTATTCTGCAGCGGTTGAAGCAGAAATTGATAAGCAAGGTCGGATTAATGTCCCTAAAAATTTAATGGAATACGCAAAAATAGAAAAAGAATGCCATGTTGTTGGAGTCTCAGATCGAATTGAGATTTGGAGCAGTGAAAAATGGAATGCCTTCGCAGAAGAAGCAGAAGAGTCATTTGAAGATATTGCTGAGAACATGATTGATTTTGGATTGTAG
- the ftsL gene encoding cell division protein FtsL — MATPEYANNLYDPLIDVQNPSPQATPVSPVVPGRRIATRPWAKEIVTLAVIGFTALILVFTSLITQVTISNQNRQLQDLQNNNVTVSIENNNLNQEVQELSRYNRIMEIAESMGLKMNETNVRNVTR, encoded by the coding sequence GTGGCAACTCCAGAATATGCTAACAATTTGTACGATCCTCTTATAGACGTTCAGAATCCCAGCCCACAAGCCACACCGGTATCCCCGGTTGTTCCTGGTCGTAGAATTGCGACTAGACCATGGGCAAAAGAAATTGTTACTTTAGCCGTAATAGGGTTTACAGCACTTATTCTCGTATTTACAAGTTTGATTACACAAGTAACAATTTCCAATCAGAACAGACAATTACAGGACTTACAAAATAATAATGTAACTGTATCAATTGAAAATAATAACTTAAACCAAGAAGTTCAAGAACTTTCGCGCTATAACCGGATTATGGAAATAGCTGAATCAATGGGACTAAAAATGAATGAAACCAATGTGAGGAATGTAACGCGATGA